TGAAGTGGGCGGATTAGGATTAAGCACGCAGCAAGTAGGTTTTGTGTACGGCACTGTTGGAATTATCGCTCTTACACTTGGGGGCATTATAGGAGGAGTTGCCGCATCGAGACAAGGTCTTAAATTCTGGATTTGGCCTATGGCATTCGCTATTACTTTACCTCACCTTGCCTATATTTATTTATCTTATTTCTTACCTCAAAATTTTCTCTGGATAAATATTGCGGTTGCCGTAGAACAATTTGGATATGGCTTTGGATTTACTGCCTATATGCTTTATATGATATATTTTTCTGAAGGAGAACATAAAACAGCACATTATGCTATCTGTACTGCATTTATGGCTGCCGGAATGATGTTTCCGGGAATGATTGCAGGTTGGTTGCAAGAATTATGGGGATATAAACATTTCTTTTTATTTATAATGATATGTGCTATCCCGACCTTAGCTGTTATTCCTTTTTTGAAAATTGATAAAAACTTTGGTAAAAAGCAGAAATCTGTTGAGCAAGTAACCGAATAAAAGAGTTGAAATAAAACTTATTAATCAGGAGCATTTTCTTTTTATAAATTGAATGCTCCTTTTTTCTTATCTTTGCATTTTCAAAGAAATAACTTGAAAGATGAAAATACTTATTCTTGGTGCAGGGAAAATGGGCATATTCCTCACCGATGTGTTGTGTTTAAAACACGAAGTCGCTCTATATGATACAGACCCCAAAAAACTTCGGTTTGTGTTTAACACGTTGCGTTTAACTCAATTGGAAGAAATTCGTGAATTTGAGCCGGAACTGCTGATTAACTGTGTAACCCTCAAATATACATTGGAAGCGTTTGATAAAGTCCTTCCTTATGTTTCAAAAAATTGTATCATTTCGGATATAGCATCGGTAAAAACAGGATTGAAAGAATATTACGAAAAAAGCGGAAAAAGATTTGTGTCAACTCATCCGATGTTTGGACCTACATTTGCTACATTGGACAATTTAAGTTCACAAAGCGCTATTATTATTTCTGAATCAGACCATATGGGAAAAGCGTTTTTTAAAGATTTGTATCATAGTTTGCGACTGAAAATTTTTGAATACACCTTTGAAGAACACGACGAAACCATCGCCTATTCGCTTTCTATTCCATTTGCATCTACACTGGTATTTGCATCGGTAATGAAACCTATTGAAGCTCCCGGAACCACTTTCAAAAAGCATATGGATATTGCCAAAGGATTATTGTCGGAGGATGATTATTTGCTTTCGGAAATATTGTTTAATCCTTATACTTTCGAGCAAGTGGAAAAAATTCGACTTGAACTTCGTCATTTATTGGAAATAATAAAAACAAAAGATACACCGCAAATGCAGGAGTTTTTGGAGAAGGTAAGGAAAAATATTGAATAGAACATATTCTTTCCCGCAAAATGACTAAAAACGACCTTAAAATTATACAAGAAATCGGTAAAGGAAAGTCTGGCGTTTCTTTTCTGGCTGCTTCACAACAAGGATTGGTTGTTTTTAAAGAAATGCATGATGAACCTGTTGTTTATTATCAATTTTCAAAAAATAAAGTAGAACTGGAGATAGATGCTTATCATATACTTTCAAAGTTACAAATTAACATTCCAAAACTGATATCGTACAGTATTGATGAAAATTATCTTATCAAAGAATACATTGATGGTGAGTTAATTACCAAGAAACAACAAATTGCTCCTATAGAAAAAGAATTGTTTTTTGAACTTTTACGGCTGGAAGAAAGGATGAAAAATGCTCGTATTAATATTGATTATTTCCCGGCTAATTTTGTTTTAAAAGAAAACAAACTCTTTTATATTGATTATGAACACAATCCTTACAGCGACGAATGGAATTTTACCAATTGGGGTATTTATTATTGGCTAAACTGTAAAGGAATGACTGATTATTTGAGAACCGGAGATATTAAATTTATCAATACAGATTTTTCCTCCGGAAAACCTACTATAACCGATGTAATGTTGAAAGAAAGAGAAAAGATTCTGACTGAATTTTATCAAATTCAATTAAAAAGGTCTTCAAGTTAACTTGAAGACCTTTTTAATATTCTGCTAATCATCTCATCACCTGAATAGAATATCCCCAAGGCTTAAGTTTTATTTCCGTATTTGTTTTCAACATTATCGATTCTCCAAGATAATTAGTAAAATCGCCAACGATTTCATCCGTAATCTTGAAAGTTTGTTCTTTAGAAGAGAGATTCAACACACAAATTATTTTATTATTTCCTTTGAAACGTATAAAACTCAGCACATCGGTAGGTGCTGTATTATTCAATAATTTGAAACTCGTTTTGTAATCAGTACTCCAAAGAGCTTCATTCCTTTTCCTTAACTCATTTAATTTGGTAATTAATTCCTGCCGAGCGTAGGTTTTAAACCCAACTGTATCTTTATCAAAAAACTTCAATCGTTTTTTCAATGGTTCTTCCTGTCCCGTATAAGTCAAAGGCATACCGGGAATCATATAAGTGAGTATTGTAAATGCATCCACGGTTTGTTGGTTTTTCAACCTTTCATATTCATCGCCAGCCCAAGTATTTTCGTCGTGGTTCGTAATAAAATGCATTCTCACATCTTCAGAGTTAAAACGTACACTCTCATCATTGAAATGTTTTATTATGTCCGTCACGTTCTTTTTCCCCTGAGCAATATCATTAATTATATCTTTCAAAGGCCAATCATAAGTCATATCAAATGCTCTGTGAATTATCGGTTCACCGTCTTCTGCGAGGAAAAACAGATTGGGTTTAATTTCGTCCAATTCTTTACGTGCATGCAACCAAAATGAAAGTGGAACCATTCCTGCTACATCACAACGAAAACCGTCAATATCAACATTTTTTACCCAATAACTCATAGCATCAATCATCGCACGGCGAAGTTCAGGATTATCGTAATTCAAATCGGCAGTATCTTCCCAGTCTGTTCCTTTAGGTATAATTATTTTCCCTAAGCTGTCCTGTGTGTACCAATCCGGATGTGGTTGAATCCATACATTATCCCAAGCCGTATGATTCGCAACCCAATCAATAATTACTTTCATACCCAATTTGTGTGCTTCGTTTACCAGATTTTTTAAATCACCTTCCGTTCCAAATTCAGGATTTACAGCGGTATAATCTTTTACTGCATAA
The genomic region above belongs to uncultured Paludibacter sp. and contains:
- a CDS encoding Alpha amylase catalytic region gives rise to the protein MKNKIFFLFVAFSLMAGLAITVVSCKPKSNKISENLLDSIDYKKSTPEWAKNANIYEVNVRQYTPEGTFEAFQKHLPRLKKMGVDILWLMPINPIGEKNRKGTLGSYYAVKDYTAVNPEFGTEGDLKNLVNEAHKLGMKVIIDWVANHTAWDNVWIQPHPDWYTQDSLGKIIIPKGTDWEDTADLNYDNPELRRAMIDAMSYWVKNVDIDGFRCDVAGMVPLSFWLHARKELDEIKPNLFFLAEDGEPIIHRAFDMTYDWPLKDIINDIAQGKKNVTDIIKHFNDESVRFNSEDVRMHFITNHDENTWAGDEYERLKNQQTVDAFTILTYMIPGMPLTYTGQEEPLKKRLKFFDKDTVGFKTYARQELITKLNELRKRNEALWSTDYKTSFKLLNNTAPTDVLSFIRFKGNNKIICVLNLSSKEQTFKITDEIVGDFTNYLGESIMLKTNTEIKLKPWGYSIQVMR
- a CDS encoding Prephenate dehydrogenase yields the protein MKILILGAGKMGIFLTDVLCLKHEVALYDTDPKKLRFVFNTLRLTQLEEIREFEPELLINCVTLKYTLEAFDKVLPYVSKNCIISDIASVKTGLKEYYEKSGKRFVSTHPMFGPTFATLDNLSSQSAIIISESDHMGKAFFKDLYHSLRLKIFEYTFEEHDETIAYSLSIPFASTLVFASVMKPIEAPGTTFKKHMDIAKGLLSEDDYLLSEILFNPYTFEQVEKIRLELRHLLEIIKTKDTPQMQEFLEKVRKNIE
- a CDS encoding conserved hypothetical protein (Evidence 4 : Unknown function but conserved in other organisms); protein product: MTKNDLKIIQEIGKGKSGVSFLAASQQGLVVFKEMHDEPVVYYQFSKNKVELEIDAYHILSKLQINIPKLISYSIDENYLIKEYIDGELITKKQQIAPIEKELFFELLRLEERMKNARINIDYFPANFVLKENKLFYIDYEHNPYSDEWNFTNWGIYYWLNCKGMTDYLRTGDIKFINTDFSSGKPTITDVMLKEREKILTEFYQIQLKRSSS